From the genome of Streptomyces sp. WZ-12:
TGCCGAGACCGTCGTCCAGGTACCCGACGGTCTGTCCCTTGCGGACGATAGTAGTGGAGGTGAGTGCGTCGCGGACCGCCTGCACGATCTTCTTGCTGTTCTCCTTGACCAGGATGAGGCTGTTGGCGCCGTTGGGGTCGGGGCCGTCCACGTGCTGGTTCAGCATCGTCCCGAGGATCATTGGGGTCTTGTCGCCCACGGTTCTGTAGGCAGCCCACAACAGGGTTCCGCCTGCCGCAGTGTTGGACCCGGTTTTGATGCCTTTGACGCTCAGCTCCGACAGCAGCAGGTCGTCCATGTTGTTGATCAGCGGCTGGCCCAGGCCGCCGATGGTGGCCTTCGGAATGGCGACGACCGCGCGGAAGACGTCGAATTTCATCACCGCCTCCGCCAGCTTGAGCTGATCCACTGCGGTGCTCACGGTTTTGTCATCCAAGCCGCTGGGGTCGGTATAGGCGGTGTCCTTCATCCCCAGTTCCTTGGCGGCATCGTTCATCTTTTGTATGAAGGCCGCCTCGGAATCGCTGCCGGTGGCCCAACGCGCCAGTAGCCGGGCGATATTATTGCCTGAGGGAATCATCAGCATCTTCAACATGTCTTGCTGGCTGAACTTCTGGCCGACAGTCAGCCCTTCAATGCGCGACTCGTCCTTGGCTTTGCCGTCTTCCACCGCCCTGGCGTCGACCTCGACCGTCGGCCCCGCCTCGTCCTTCCCCAACGGGTGCTCCCGGAGCAGGACGTAGGCCGTCATCACTTTGGCGATGCTGGCGGTCGGTACCGGCTTCTGTTCACCGTACGTGCCGATCATGCCTGTGCCCTCCAGCTGGACTGCGGCTTGGCCCTGCTCCGGCCAGGGCAGTGTCAGCTGCCCCGGTACAGTGAACGAAGCAGAGGCCTCGTCGATGCGCAGCACCGGATGGGGCAACGGGCGGAACGTTTGGATGGTCACGAGCATGATGCCCAGCAGCGCGAGGAAGGGTGACCAGATCTTCAGTCGCTGCGCGACTGCGCGGCTGGGAGTCATGGGCGGAGGCGGTCTGTTGGTGAGCTGCGCCAACAGTTCGAGGGGAGGCTGGGTGGAGGCATCTGCCGGTTCGATGCCTCGAGAGTCCTGCGGAATGCAAGGTCGCGTTGATGCTGAGGGGTCAGAGCATGGAGCGGGGTGTTCCGCGGTCTCCTTGTCCGAGGTTTGCAAGGCGGCGGCCTCGCCTGTGGGTGGGAGAGCTGGCTCAGGACCGGGCGGGTTGGTGGAGTTCGGGGTGTCGGCAGATTCCCGCGATTCCTGATTGCTGTCCTCGGCGCCTTGAGCGGTCGATTCTGCCGCGTCGACATCGGCGTCGGCGGAGAGCCCAGCTATGTCGGCAGGAAGGAGGTTCCTCGACTCTCCGTCAGACTTGTGGGCTTGATTGTCTTGGGCGCGTCGCTGTGGCGTCCTGTTGTGTGACTGTGCGTCAGCGGACTTGTCTGCCACTGGCTTCTCCTTTGCTCAAAGCGTTGCCGTCCTACTCGGGCGCGATACTTCCGGGCGTCTTAGTTAGCCGGCTTCGTCCGGCTCTGTCGGTGTGGGTTTCACCGATGGGTTGTGGGTGGGTCCGGTCGGTCTGGGTGTCGGGCGGTGCGTCGGGGGTTGTTCGGGGGTGTCTGCCGGCATGGTGGGCCGCGGGGATGGTACGTCTGCCGGCGGCGTCGTGGGCAGCGGGCTGTACGTCGGCGGCGCCGTCGTGGGTGCCGTCGTGGGTGCCGTCGTGGGCATGGTGTCGGGTGTGTGTGTCGGGGCCGGTGCCTCGTCGGAGTTGCTGCCGGTCTCCAGATCGAACGTGGTGTGGTCGCCCTTGACCGCCTCGAAGGTGTATGCCGACCAGATCCTGGCCGGGGTGCCGCCGCCGGCAACCTGGCGGGGGTTGCCGGCCGCGCCGGCGATCGAGACCTGGCCCCCCTTGGGGACGACGCGCTCCTTGCCGTCCTCCGTGACCTGGCGTGGTTCGGCGGCCTCGCCCCACAGGCCGACCGCGGTGGCCAGGTTCGGAGTGTAACCGACGTACCAGGCCGACTTGTTGTCGTCAGAGGTACCGGTCTTGCCCGCCACCTGCCGGCCCTGCCGGTTCTTGGCCTCGGCCACCGACTTCCGGGCCGAGCCGTCGTCGACCACGCCCTTAAGCACCGAGGTTACGCTGTCCGCCGTCTCCCGGCTGATCACGTGGTCACCGGTCCCCTGCTTCGGCTCGTAGGTCCGTGTCGGGTGCTCGGCCTTCTTGACGACGGTCGGAGTGACCTTCTTGCCGTGGTTGGCCAAGGTGGCGTAGACACCTGCCATCTGCAGAGGACTGGCGCCGTAGGAGCCGAGAGACATGGCCGGGTGCGCCTTCTGCTGTCTGATGCCGGTGATGCCGAGTTCGTCGGCGTCGTCCCGGACCCGGTCGAGCCCCACGTCCACGCCCATCTGCGCGAAGACGCTGTTGACCGACTGGTTCATGGCCTCCTGGACGGAGACGGGCCCGTGGTCGATGTCGTCGAGGTTGGGTGGGGCGTATCCGCGGCCCTCCTCACCCTTCACCGGGACCTCGCTGTTGCCGTTGTAGACGGTCCGGGCATTGACCGATCTGCCGTCGTGTGTTTTCGCCTCGTTCTCCAGCGCGGAGGCGAAGACGACCGGTTTAAAGGTGGATCCGGGCTGATAGGTGGTGGTGGTCGCATTGCTCAACTGGTGCTCGGTGAAGTCCTGGCCGCCGTAGAGCGCGACGACCGCACCGGTATGGGGGTCCACCGAGACGGCGCCGACCTGTATGTCCTGGTCGGCTCTCTTCCTGGGGTCGAGCTTGCTGGTCAGCTCCGCCTTCACGGCGTTCTCGAGAAGCTTCTGGGTCTTCCGATCGATGTTAAGGGTAATCGTCCAACTGCCCTTGTGCAGCTCCTGTTCGCTCACGCCCTGTCTGCGTATTTCGGCATCGGCGGCCTGCACCAGATAGCCAGTCTGCCCCTCCGTGCCGGGCCTGGGCCTGGGAGCGCCGGGGGTCGGGAACTTCATCGCCGCGCGCCGGCCGGGGTCCAGGGATCCCATCTTCACCGCATTGTCGAGCGCATAGTTCCAACGTTCGGTGACCAGCTTCTTCCCAGTGTCCGAGGCGACTGCCCAGTCGTACTGGCTGGGGGCCTGGAGCAACGACGCGAGATATGCGCCCTGTTCGACGGTGAGCCTGGAGGAATCGACGTCGTAGTACGCCTGCGCCGCGGCTTGGATACCGTAGGCCCCACGCCCGTAGTAGCTGGTGTTGATGTATCCGGCGAGGATCTCGCTCTTGCTGTACCGCTGATCGACCTTGAGGGAGATCACCAGTTCCTTGAGCTTGCGGGTGACCGTCTGGTCCTGGTTCAGGTAGTAGTTCTTGACGTACTGCTGGGTGATGGTCGACCCGCCCTGCTTGCCCTTGCCGGAGACCGTGTTCCACAGGCCGCGGACGGTTCCCTTGAGGTCCACGCCGTCGTCGTCGTAGAAGGACATGTTCTCGGCGGCGACGAAGACCTCCTGGACAGGCTTGGATATCTTCTCCAGACCGACGATGTCCCGGTTGACCTGTCCGAGACGGGCCAGAACCTTTCCGTCGGAGAACTTGTACACATTGTTCTGGCGTTGAGCCATGGCGTTCGCCTCGGGGATCGGCACCGTCACGTAGACGGCATAGCAGGCGCCCATCGTAAGAAGGCAGAGACCGAAGAACGTGCCGAGAAGCTTCTTCCAGGTGAAGAACCGGCGTATCCCTTTCCTTCTCGCCTTCCCTCTTCTCCGATGCGCTCCACGCCCTCGGCAGTGTTCTTCCGCTCGCCCCATGCCTCGGTCACCCACCTTCGATTCGGCTCATCGGACACACCATGACGACCTCGAAAACTAACACGACAAAGAAAACAAGAAGGCGAGTCGAAAGTCGACTCCAGGTGGTCTATAGTGGATTAATGTGATTTCTTCTGGCCGTCTGAAATCGCGCTGCGTAGACCCTATGGCGGCATCCCTCGATACCCGCCGGGCCAAATGCTTTGATCGTCGTCACCCGCGATCATCCGATCTCGGAATTCAATTCGAATGGGGCGCGGCCTGCAGCGTAGCCCGGACGGCGGTACGCCCGTACGGCCTGCGGCCAGTTGCCGAAGGCACACGGCAACCACTGATGCTGGGCCCCGGATCCGCCCCTTCCTGCAACGCACCGGACACCGACCCGGTGGGCGTCGAGATCATATGCCTGTGGAAGGGCAAGATCACTGTCTTCAACCCGCACTACCCCAACTCCGCCTGCGCGCAGGCGTCCGCGGTCCTGGTCGTCCCGATCCACTGACACCCGTCCCACTCGCGGCCTCACCGGTCGGACTCCTCCTCGTACGGCGGGAGTCCGACCCGTACGGTGAGTCCGCCGCCCGGGTTAGCGACGGCGGTAACCGTTCCGTGGTGGGCTGCGAGATCGAGCGCACGATGGCCAGCCCGAGTCCATGGCCTGAACGCTCACCGGCCAGCCGGGTCCGTACCCGGTAGAAGGGTTCGAAGAGCCGGTCGACGAGTTCCTCGTCGACCGGCGTTCCGTATTCACGACGTTCGTGATCACCGCGGCGCCGCGGTGATTGGCCAGCCGCACCGAACCACCCGGTACGTTGTGGGTGAGCGCGTTGTCGAGCAGGTTCAGCACCAGCTGCTGCAGGAGCGTGCTGCTGCCACTGACTGCGCAGCCTGCACTCTCTGTTTCGGCAGTGAGCAGGAGCCCCTCCAGCGCTCAAGTTCGTGGCGGAGTGTGTCTTGTGGTTGTGTTGATCCAGTCGAGGAACTGGCTGGTATCTGTGTAACGGCTGTGCCAGGCGTCCTGTGGTCCCCCGGCGCTGTTGGTGATCCCGGCCAACTTCCAGCCTTCCCTGCTACTGATGACCGCGGGGCCTCCGGAGTCCCCGCCATTGGCACCCCGGCCCTGTGAGTCGATGAAGTCGAGGAAACGGTCGTCCGCCTTCGCCAGGGGCAGCGTGACCTCCCTCAGGCGCTTGGGCCGTTCACCTTCTTCTGTGTACCCCCAGCCGAGAAGCCGCACTGGGGCATCGATCGCGGGCGTGCTGCCGGCAAGATTGACGGACGTGTTGGACACCGGCCGGTCCAGCTTGAGGAGCGCGAGATCGACCCCCCTGAATGCGGGAATCGACGGGTCGAACTCCGCGGTGGGATGGAGGTGGACGTCCTCGGCGGCCACGTTGGCCGTCGTCCCTCCACGGGAGGCATGGAGGCTGCCGATCCTGAGCCGCTCCGGCTTGCCCTTGTTCGTCTCCGGGTCGATGACGCAGTGTGCTGCTGTCAGCACCCACTGCTCGGAGATGAGTACACCGCCGCAGTGGTGGCCCTGCCCTTGTGCCCCTTGCAGCGATACCATCCACTCTTCGGCCTGCTGCGTCTCTTCCCCCCTGTTGATCGCATGTGCCGGCTCCGCTGCCGACACCAGTGCAAATCCGGTACACGCAGCTGCGGTCAGGTGCCGGGCGACGGCGCTGCGCCTCCTGCGCATGAGTGCCCCGGATACACGGGTCTTAAGGCGGCGTATGTTCACGTGCTCCTCCTCTGTGGTGATCTGTATTCCCGGAGCCTGACCAAGAAGGACGTTGCGTTTCTGTAACAGGCTTGGGAGAGTTCGGGTCTTGGACGTGCTGGCCGAGTGGAGCGGCTCGAACTGCTCCGTAGCCGGTAGCCCGGGCAGGCCCGGGTTACAGCTGTACCAAGGGTGTGCGGGCTTGTGAGCCACGGCGACAGGCAGGCCGTGCCCTACAATCTGTGAGACGTCATCCGCTTTCCGAACGTGATCGGCTGGTTCGGGCTGGTCGGGTGTGAACTCTGGCTCATGGAGGGAGAGTTAAGACGATTCGTTCGTCTCG
Proteins encoded in this window:
- a CDS encoding D-alanyl-D-alanine carboxypeptidase family protein, whose amino-acid sequence is MAQLTNRPPPPMTPSRAVAQRLKIWSPFLALLGIMLVTIQTFRPLPHPVLRIDEASASFTVPGQLTLPWPEQGQAAVQLEGTGMIGTYGEQKPVPTASIAKVMTAYVLLREHPLGKDEAGPTVEVDARAVEDGKAKDESRIEGLTVGQKFSQQDMLKMLMIPSGNNIARLLARWATGSDSEAAFIQKMNDAAKELGMKDTAYTDPSGLDDKTVSTAVDQLKLAEAVMKFDVFRAVVAIPKATIGGLGQPLINNMDDLLLSELSVKGIKTGSNTAAGGTLLWAAYRTVGDKTPMILGTMLNQHVDGPDPNGANSLILVKENSKKIVQAVRDALTSTTIVRKGQTVGYLDDGLGRHISVVAADDLKAIGVPGMQLNPQITSDGKKPPHSARTGTEVGVLSVGNGQGATKVPVALKEDLTPPSFTSKLTRLQ
- a CDS encoding transglycosylase domain-containing protein — its product is MGRAEEHCRGRGAHRRRGKARRKGIRRFFTWKKLLGTFFGLCLLTMGACYAVYVTVPIPEANAMAQRQNNVYKFSDGKVLARLGQVNRDIVGLEKISKPVQEVFVAAENMSFYDDDGVDLKGTVRGLWNTVSGKGKQGGSTITQQYVKNYYLNQDQTVTRKLKELVISLKVDQRYSKSEILAGYINTSYYGRGAYGIQAAAQAYYDVDSSRLTVEQGAYLASLLQAPSQYDWAVASDTGKKLVTERWNYALDNAVKMGSLDPGRRAAMKFPTPGAPRPRPGTEGQTGYLVQAADAEIRRQGVSEQELHKGSWTITLNIDRKTQKLLENAVKAELTSKLDPRKRADQDIQVGAVSVDPHTGAVVALYGGQDFTEHQLSNATTTTYQPGSTFKPVVFASALENEAKTHDGRSVNARTVYNGNSEVPVKGEEGRGYAPPNLDDIDHGPVSVQEAMNQSVNSVFAQMGVDVGLDRVRDDADELGITGIRQQKAHPAMSLGSYGASPLQMAGVYATLANHGKKVTPTVVKKAEHPTRTYEPKQGTGDHVISRETADSVTSVLKGVVDDGSARKSVAEAKNRQGRQVAGKTGTSDDNKSAWYVGYTPNLATAVGLWGEAAEPRQVTEDGKERVVPKGGQVSIAGAAGNPRQVAGGGTPARIWSAYTFEAVKGDHTTFDLETGSNSDEAPAPTHTPDTMPTTAPTTAPTTAPPTYSPLPTTPPADVPSPRPTMPADTPEQPPTHRPTPRPTGPTHNPSVKPTPTEPDEAG
- a CDS encoding S1 family peptidase; translation: MNIRRLKTRVSGALMRRRRSAVARHLTAAACTGFALVSAAEPAHAINRGEETQQAEEWMVSLQGAQGQGHHCGGVLISEQWVLTAAHCVIDPETNKGKPERLRIGSLHASRGGTTANVAAEDVHLHPTAEFDPSIPAFRGVDLALLKLDRPVSNTSVNLAGSTPAIDAPVRLLGWGYTEEGERPKRLREVTLPLAKADDRFLDFIDSQGRGANGGDSGGPAVISSREGWKLAGITNSAGGPQDAWHSRYTDTSQFLDWINTTTRHTPPRT